CTAAGACATCGGCAGCTGCTCTCAAGGGCCTGGCAGCCATGATCCTAAGTCTCTCTCACGCTCTAACAAAGGGTTTGACAATCCCAGCCTGGATTTGCTCTCTTCCTGAAGCCCTTTCACGAGCATCCTCTGTGGTCAGAAAAGCCTACTTTCATTCAGaacctttattttttcctccaaaatcagCTCCTTAACTGAGCAATTTATTCTTTAGTTCACGTGTCTGTTCTCCCTCTTTATTAGAAGCAGGATAaaccaggagagagacagacagacaggcaggcagacagggacagacagacaggaagggagagagatgagaagcatcaattcttcgttgcggctccttagtttttcattgaccatcttatttttctttctttctttaaattatttttattttccaattacagttgacataaagAGTACATATTCGTTTCATGTGTACAAcagagtggttagacatttacgGAATTTACAATGCGAtcccatccctcccccccccaaataagtCCAGTTTCTACCTGACACCATatacagttattacaatgttatggACTATATTCCTTGTGACTGGTTTTATAGCCGaagatttgtacttcttaatttcttctctttatcaccctcccaaacacacacacacaaccccctTCCACTTTGGCAACCATCAGAATGTTCTTGTATCTAcgcctttctgttttgtttattttggttttcaaatTTCACACATCAGTGAGGTCACATgggatttgtctttctctgactggcctcTTTCACTTAGCGTAACACCCTCGAGGTGTTGTCGGGAACAGTAATTGCCATTCTCTATCGTAGTTGAAGAAGTACTCTGTTGTATGTCTGTACCGCTTTTTCTCTATCCATCCCTGACAGTAAATATCTTACCATTGTGCCCTGGTGATagacactggtacgtaaagacccCAGAtggaaaaataagttttttggtttgttgtggggggggggtggtatCTTGAACTCTTATCTGTGTTCTGCATTTCTCTGCCCTGTACCCACTCACTTAGGCAACAAGGAAATGCACAGAGTCCTCATAACGGAAAAATTTCTACCCCGATGGGAAAGAGGGCTTTGTAGAAACGTTCATAACACATTCTGTAAAGACGTGCTCCTTGAAGTCCTGGACAAGCTTGATTTTGCATTTAAGCCTGTGAGCGCCGGATCCCCGAAGGTCCTGAATGTGTTCCTGGTGGGACAGAGAGCATCTGGGAAAACAGAGGTCGTCAGCATGGCGGTGTTGGAGTGGCTGAGAGGTAAGATCTGGAAGAACATCTTCTCTTACATCGTTCCGGTCACGGCTCAGGAGATCAACCGGATGGCCGATAGCAGCCTGGCGGAGCTGGTCACCAAGGACTGGCCTGGCGGCCAGGCTCCCGTGGCAGACATCCTGTCTGAGCCCCAGAAGGTCCTCTTCATCCTCGAGGACTTGGACAATGTGGAGGTCGACCTTAACGTAAACAAGTCCGCTTTGTGCGCTGACAGCAGACAGCAGGTGCCCGTGGCCGTGCTGCTGGTCAGCTTGCTGAGGAGGAAGATGGCTCCCGGCTGTGCGGTCCTTATCTCCTCCAGGCTGGAGCCTGGGGCCGCCACGTGGGCCGTCCTGAAGAAGACAGATGTGCTCGTGACCCTGCCATTCTCCAAGGAAATGAGGCACAAATATTTTACCTTGTTCTTTAGGGACAGCCAGAGGGCCAGGGTGGCCTGGAAGCTCGTCCAAGAGAATGACATCCTCACAGATCTGTGCCAAGTGCCCATCCTGTGCTGGGTCATGTGCGTCGCCCTCGGTTGGCAGATGGACAAAGGGGACGACTTGAGAGGCCCGTGCCAAACGCTCACAGGTGTCTACGCCCACTTTCTTGCCGGGGCGCTGACCTCCAAGGCCGCCAGCCAGTGTCCCCGCATCCTCCTGGAACGTCTCTGCTCACTGGCTTCTAAAGGGCTGCTCCATGACACGCTGCACTTCACGAAGGAGGACCTCAGGAGCGTCGGCTTCGCTCCGGCCGACGTCTCCATGTTGCAGACCCTGAAGGTTCTGTCGCGCAGCAGCGACCAGAAAGACTGTTACACGTTCTCCCACTTGAAGATTCAGGAGTTCTGCATGGCGATGGCATACATGATGACCTCGACCGGGCTCCCGCTCCCCTCAGCCAGGGACGGgcggaaagagaagagggagagatacCATGATGTCGGTCCCATCGTGGCTTCCATTTTTGGTCTTCTCAACGAGAAGACGAGGAATGTCCTTGAGAGAGCCTTTGGCTGTCACTTCCAGACGGGAGAGATCAGGGAATACTTGCTCCAGAAGATGAAAGGTCTGGGTAACGATCCGAAAGCCATGGGACACCACACACCTTTGTTTCATTGTCTCTTTGAGAATCAGGAGGACGAGTTTGTGGAACAGATCATGGACTCCTTTCTGGAAGCTGCCATTTACATTCAAAGCAACAGGGATCTGATGGCCTCGGCGTACTGTCTGGGGCGCTGCCGCCCTCTACGGAGACTGAAGCTGAGTGTCCAACGCATCTTTGAAAACAAGAAGCCCCCCACGACACTGACTTCTTGGTGAGTCTTAAACGTTGCTGTGATTGCCTGTGTTCCTAAGACCTGCCTGTCGTTCTAGGGCTCGTTGACCATGATGAAACCGAAATTAAAAGATGATACAGGCCAACCTCATCTTTCACCGGACCggtgattttaaaaatctcttcgtTTCCGTTTCATTCAGGATTTCTGGGTTAAACATCAGGATAATGGACATTGGGGACCTGGTAATTCTTTGCTGCCCTGTGAACTGTTAGCTGTTTCATAGTATCTTTGACCTCTCCCCACCAGAAACCAGTAAAACTTGCTCCCCCTGCCTGCCCCAGttgtgacaattttttttataatcttcaggctgaccctggccagttggctcagtggtagagcattggcctggtgtgtggatgtctcgggttcgattctcagtcagagcacataggagaaacgaccatctgtttctccacccttccccctccccattctctctctgtctttctcttcttctcctgcagccatggctcaattggttcaagcaagttggcctccggtgctgaagatggcatcatggcctctgcctcagacactaagaagagctcggttgctgagcaatggagcagcagccccagatgggcagagtatcaccccctagtgagcttgcagggtggatcctggtaggggcacatgtgagagtctgtctctctgcctcccctcctctcacacacacacaaaaataataataaataaatttaaaataataataaatttttaaataattaattaaataaataaaataatctttaggCATTCCCAAATGTCCAAAATCACCTCTCATTGATAACCACTGGTTGAGCCTCAGTTCTTCAGACCTGCTGTGTGAATGAACTGAAggaattctttttcttaagattttacttattgattttaaagagagaaagtgaggaaggagcaggaagcatccactcttaatagttgcttctcatgtgtgccttaaccaggcaaacccagggttttgaactggcgacctcaacattccaagtagacactctgtccactgtgctactacaggtcaggcctgaaataaTTCCTAGGAATTGCTTTACCAGTGCTCCTAACAGCACTTATCATCACTATTGGTTTTCTTAAGAGTTAACGTCTCCACGTTCAAAGGAACTGCACGGAAGTCATTGTATCATTCCTGTCTACAGACTCATAGATTTCTTTTGTGGGTCTGAATGTTGTTTTGTACATATGGTCATACTTGATCTCTTCCCGCCGGGCATAGTAGGTCTCAGTTGGTTAACAGTGGCTCCCAAAAGACGTTTTGATAAATACATTGTCTTCCC
The Saccopteryx bilineata isolate mSacBil1 chromosome 3, mSacBil1_pri_phased_curated, whole genome shotgun sequence DNA segment above includes these coding regions:
- the NLRP11 gene encoding NACHT, LRR and PYD domains-containing protein 11, whose product is MAKSGSSDFDLLWYLDKLNKREFQSLKNLLGQECLAMGLPPIPRSDLKTARPDLAHLLTTSYEAQHAWNLLSGILHQIQRKDLCDKIHARRHRNKEMHRVLITEKFLPRWERGLCRNVHNTFCKDVLLEVLDKLDFAFKPVSAGSPKVLNVFLVGQRASGKTEVVSMAVLEWLRGKIWKNIFSYIVPVTAQEINRMADSSLAELVTKDWPGGQAPVADILSEPQKVLFILEDLDNVEVDLNVNKSALCADSRQQVPVAVLLVSLLRRKMAPGCAVLISSRLEPGAATWAVLKKTDVLVTLPFSKEMRHKYFTLFFRDSQRARVAWKLVQENDILTDLCQVPILCWVMCVALGWQMDKGDDLRGPCQTLTGVYAHFLAGALTSKAASQCPRILLERLCSLASKGLLHDTLHFTKEDLRSVGFAPADVSMLQTLKVLSRSSDQKDCYTFSHLKIQEFCMAMAYMMTSTGLPLPSARDGRKEKRERYHDVGPIVASIFGLLNEKTRNVLERAFGCHFQTGEIREYLLQKMKGLGNDPKAMGHHTPLFHCLFENQEDEFVEQIMDSFLEAAIYIQSNRDLMASAYCLGRCRPLRRLKLSVQRIFENKKPPTTLTSCKMKSLVYWRDICSLLHTKENLRELEICHSDLDGTSERVLCKALRHPNCQLQTLKLTYLSVGTTFKDVLKAIVHNQNLTFLSLSCMPISLKMFSLLHEVLGSPVCSIQHLSLMKCDLKANAYEQIASLLICGKKLKKLTLSKNPLSHGGMKILCNALLHPDCTLESLVLLFCGLTKTSCSYLARTLLSTDRLKHLDLSVNYLQNHGVSVLTLPLTIPSCALQELELSGCFFTSGVCQSIAYVLESNPNLRSLELGSNGIGDAGMEPLCKALRHRNCKLENIGLEECRLTSLCCTSLALVLISSKTLKKLNLLGNKLGAEGIVQLLEGLGHPDCVLQTVGLQINDMDAEIVKLLMTVKQKNPKLDFTDQSWAKKEGRELSSKLGDLSLSRSVLLGPDLTWHLLSFHKSRSADACSPQTTVSE